TTTAAATTCTTCATATTTTTCCTTATTCCATTGAATAATACTTAAATTATCTACATCCATATAATCTCTCCCAAAAATTTATTTAAACTACCATCCACCCGAAGAGCCTCCTCCAGAAGAGCTTCCTCCTCCGAAGCCTCCAAAGCCTCCGCCTGAACTTCCACCAGAACTTCCGCCACCAAAACCTCCAAATCCGCCAAAGTGATCATCGTCATCATCATGGAAGTTTCTTCTTCCTCTTCTTCTATTAAAAAGAGAATCCCAAAACATAAATTCCATTAACCTACCCAAAACTCTGCCCTTATTTGCAAAAATATCTAATAATATTAATATAACTATTATACTAACAAATTTATTTGCACCTTTGGAATCACTAGCTCCTGACTTACTTTTAGGTAAGTTAACTTTTTTATTTTTATCTAAGCTTACATTATACTCCTTGGCTATTTTATCTACCAATGCAGAATAACTATATTTTAATCCTTTACCATAATTACCTTTCTGAGCTTCTGGCGTAAAATATTCTTCCATTATCCTTTTAGATTGTATATCCGTAACAGCTCCCTCTAATCCTGTGCCTACTTCAACCTTCCATTTTCTATCCTTTTCAGCCACTAGTATTAAAAGACCATTATTTTTACCTTGCTCACCAATTCCCCATTTTCTAAAAAGCTTATTAGCATAGTCATCTATATCTTTATCCTCTAAAGATTTTATAGTGACTATTACTGCTTGAGCACCTGTTTTATCTTCTAGCTCTTTTCCTATAGATACTATGGTCTCTAATTCATCTTTTTCTATTATATCTGCATAGTCATTTACATACTTATATTCTGTAGGTTTTGGATAATCAACCTCCCCATATACCGGTTGAAAGCATAAAAAACATGTAAAAAATATACTTAGTAAAGTAAATAAAAATCTATTCTTCGATTTTTTCATAATCATACATCCCATTTAATTATTTTTAATTGTTATCTATTTATTATTAATCCAATATATTTCATGATATATTTTTACAACTTTTCCTTTTTGTATTAACAATTATTTTCCTTTTACATTAGAAAAGTCTACTTTTGGAACTTCTTTTGCTCCATTTGAAGCCTTGTAATACTCTTTTTTCTCAAATCTAAAAATACTTGCTACTATGGAATTAGGAAATTTTCTTATGCTTACATTATATTTGTTTACGCTTTCGTTATAATCTCCTCTAGCTATAGTTATTCTATTTTCTGTACCTTCTAAAGATGTCATTAAATCTCTAAAGTTTTCGTTAGATTTTAACTCTGGATACTTTTCAACAACTACTAATAATCTAGATAGTGCTGATGATAATTGTCCATCTGCATTAGCCTTTTCTTGCATATTCCCTGCTCCTGCTAATTTTGATCTAGCTTCAGCTATATCTGTAAATATCTCTTTTTCTTGTGTAGCATATCCTTTAACGGTTTCCACAAGATTAGGAATTAAATCCATTCTTCTTTGAAGTTGCTTTTCTATTTCACTTTGGCTCTGCTCTACCTTTTGTTCCAAAGATACCATTTTATTGTATGTTCCTACTAAAGGTACTGCTATTACTAAAATCACTGCTAAAACTATTAGTACCGTTTTTAAAGTCTTGTTCATAATATCCACCTCCAAAATACTCTATTCTTAACTTTAAATATAATATATCTATTATAATACATTTATAAATAAAATGCAGTTATTATATTATATAAATTACTTGTTATTTCTATTAAATATATTAATATATTGTTCTATTATAATACTTAATTCATATGTATAATATGTATAATTATCTATACATTATAAAATATATAACTTTAAGCTAAAATTTATTATTTAATTTTAATTTTTTTATTCTATTATTACCATGCCATCCCATATTTTATTAAAATTTTAATTAATACCAAATATAATCTAGATAATAAACGAGACATTTCTTAATTTCATATAATTAATTATGGTTATTATATATATCTGAAAACTCAATATTAATTCTTTCAATATTATTGTATTTTTTTATAGAATCTTCTTGATAACATTTACAACTTTCTCCAACTAGTTTTATTGGAAGCTTTATTGTAAACTCTGTTCCCTTGTTTTCTTCACTCTGTAAAGAAATTTTCCCTCCATGCATTTTTACTAAAGATTCTACCAAAGAAAGCCCTATGCCACTGCCCTCTCTATTTCTAGATAAAGATTTATCTACTTGAGTAAATCTACTAAACACTTCTTTTTGCTTTTCCTTAGGTATTCCTATACCAGTGTCTTTAACTACTATGTCTATGTAATCTTCCCTATCAAAAATATTTACATATATATTTCCTCCAGGCTCAGTAAATTTAATAGCATTGGATAATAAATTCAAAATTATTCTCTCTATTTTATCTGGATCACAAGCCATAATCTTTTCCTCTACATCCGTATCAAAAATCAACTGTATATCGTGTTTTTCTATATAATCTCCTACTGATAGAGATATATCTTCCACAAGATTTACTATATTACAATTACACATATGTATTTCATAAAAACCAGCACTAATCTTGGTAATATCAATTAAATTATTCACTACTCTTATTAATCTATAGCAATTCTGTTTCATTATACTTAAATATTTATTAAATTTAGAATCATTATACTTATTTTCACTTTTTTTATATAACTCCATAACCTGAAGTGCAGAGAATATAACATTTACAGGAGTTTTTAATTCATGTGAAATATTTGCGAAAAATTCATTCCTTATTCTATCGTATTCTTTACGTTCTTTTAGTTGAATAGTCTTTTTCTTAACTTTTTCTTTTAATTCCTCTATTCTATTTTTTTCTGATATATCTCTAACTATTTCCATAACTGAAATGTCATCTTCAAAAGGAACTAAGGTACAGGTAATTTCTAACTCTATAATTTCATTATCAATTTTTCTTATAAATTTTTCTTCTGTTGGAGGAATTACACCTTCCCTTTTAACTCTATCTAATCTCTGCTGATTGATAGATACATACTTTTCATGAACTCCTACTAATCTAGATACATTTTGCCCCAATATATCATCAGGTGTTTTGTAACCAATTAAATTAGCATAATAATCATTGCAATATTTAATGACTCCATTTTTATGAACCACAACACCATCTGGCATAAATTTCAGAAGTCTTCTATATCTATTCTTACTTTCCTGTAACTCTTCTTCCACCTTTTTTCTTTTAGTAATATCGAAAGCAAATCCTAAATTAAATTTTTTTCCATGAATACTTATGTTTTCACTGCTAAATTGAATCCATTTTTCTTTTCCATATTTAGTTATTAGTATAAAATCTTTAGTCCAATGTGACTTATTTTTTTTACTTTTTAAATTCATTCTAAATAAATCTTCTCTACAATTTTTATGAAACAAATGGCTAAATTTCATATTTGCCACTTCTTCCTTTGAGTATCCTGTATATTTTTCTGCAATAGAATTCATATATATGCATCTATCTTCATGGTATATAAATGTAATTACAGAATCTATTTGTGTTACTGATTTAAATTTCACTGATTCTTCAGTAATCTCATTAGCAATTTTATATATGCCTAATTCTCCCTTATTAAAAGTATCCCCTGCCATTGATGTTTTCCCCCCCAAATATAGTGTCCTATATATATCATTACTTGACATATACTTCTATATTCTACGAGTTTTTTGTAAAATCCTTCTTTAAAATCAATAGTTTTCTAATATTTCAAGCTTAACTTAATAATATTAATAATCTTATCACTATAATTTTTTATATTTTCTTTGTATACTTTAATATGTCCACTTGAATTGCTTCCATCGAATTGAATAATCCAAGAAGTCCTTTCTTTTAAGTGAAATGTATTATAATAACTAATCAAACTTATTATTATTACAATTGCTGCCATAATTACATTCTTTACTATAATATTATTTCTTTCTCTCCTTCTTCTCTTTGTTCTTTTCCTTCTCATTTTATCTCCTCCTTGTATCTAATAAACTTATAAAGAATTTTATTATATATTGGGATTACTTTATAAAAGTTCTTATTTATAAACGCTAACTACAAAAGAGAACTTTTTTCAATTTATTTCCATTTAGCTTGTAGTATATATTATAAGTTGAATTCCATATTTTTACAAGTGAATTATATAAAAAAACATCATTTAGATATTATTTAATAAATCTAAATGATGTTTTTGTTATTTTTTATAAAATTCGCAATATAAACTTATAGGACAATTTTCACATTCTGGTTTTCTCGCTTTACATACTTTTCTGCCATGCCATATTATATAGTGATGTGCATCACTCCACAGTTCTCTAGGTATATTTTTCATCAACTCTTTTTCTACCACATCTACATTCTTACCTTTTCCTATACCTATTCTATTAGATACTCTAAATACATGAGTATCCACAGCTATAGCTGGTACTCCAAAAGCATTGCTTAAAACCACATTAGCAGTTTTTCTTCCAACACCTGCAAGACTTGTAAGCTCTTCCATGGTTTTAGGTACCTGTCCATTAAATTTTTCTATTATGTCCTTTGTGGCTCCAAATATATTTTTACTTTTGTTCTTATATAATCCGCAAGATTTTATCTTATCACCAAGTTCCTCTACGTTTAATGTTATCATTTTTTCTGGAGTTCCATATTCTTTAAATAATTCTACTGTCACCTTATTAACTCTTTCATCAGTACACTGAGCAGATAATATGGTAGAAATCAATAATTGATATGGTGAATTAAAATTTAATGCACACCTAGCTCCCTCATAGGTTTTGCCTAATATATCTAAAACCTTAGAAATACTCTTTTTATCCATTATAAACACTTCCTTTGAAAATCCCTATCATCACTTTTAGCTATCAAAACACTAACTATTTATACATTCCTCTATAATCTTCTGGTATTAAATTAGCTATACTTTTCATAATATAATCCATAGCTCTTTCCCTATATTCCTTTTTATTTTCATCCTTATTAATTTTAGGCAGCTCAATAGGCTTCCCAATATTAACACAAACATCTGCATGCTGAAATTTTTCTTTGCCCATATCCTCATTATTTATAGGTAAAAGTTTTTCTGTTCCCCATATTCCTATAGGAACTATAGGAACTTTAGTCATTTTAGCTATTAAAAATGTTCCCTTTTTTCCTTCTATCATAGCACCCGTTCTACTTCTAGTTCCCTCGGGGAATATAAGTATATTTTGTCCACCTTTCAAAGCTTTTACCACATTAGATATAGCATCTTTATCTGCACTATTAGGCTTTATAGGTATAGTTTTTACCATGTGTATTCCTAACCTTGTAAGACTATTTTCATTTAATTTTACCCCTGCAACAAATGTAGGATTTTTTTCTTTTAAAATTTTATTAAGAACTAGTCCATCTGAATTGCTCAAGTGGTTACTTACAAATAAAACAGGTCCTTTTATTTTATTTATATTTTCTTCACCCTCTAGCTTTATATGAGCATATTTATCTATATAATTATTTAATATTTTTCTTGATAAGCATATCAATAATTTATCAGGCAACATATTTATAAGTTTTACCATAAATCCAGATATCATTTCATTTCCACCCTTCACTTAAATTACTCTTATGCTATTTTAGCATAGCCTTTCTAAATATATTATAGATGGAAATTCTTTAAAAGTCTATCTTCATATGAATCCCTAATCACCAGTCATTAACCTCTAACTCCCAATTGAAGATGATATATTCTTTCTGTGCTCTATGCTATATAAATAGAATTTATAATAGTAAAGTGATACACCAGTAAGTATTTGAAATACTTTTGGTAAGCTCTTATTCATATTGTTTATAATATCAACTAAAGAAAAGGAGATTTTGCCTCAATTCCACAAAATCCCCTTGTGAATTTATTACTTACAAAATCTATGTTTACCAATGATTTTAATTAATGGTCTTGACCATATCCATTTACTTGTAGCCTTAGCGGGATTAAAATAATACATAGCTCCTCCTGAAGGATCCCAGCCATTAAGAGCATCTCTAGCAGCTCTTATAGATGATTCCTCTATTTTCGCATTTATTTGCCCATCTACTATAGCAGTAAAGGCACCTGGTTGATATATTACTCCAGCTACACTAGATGGAAATTTAGGATTTCTTACCCTATTTAAAACTACTGCACCTACTGCCACTTGGCCTTCATAAGGTTCTCCCCTAGCCTCTCCATTTATTAATCTAGCTAATAAATTTACATCTGCATTGTTAGATGAATACCCAGGAGAAGATGTAGTAGTTCCAGTACTTAAGCCTAAAGCACTTAAAGTTCTAGCCCCTATCACACCATCTACTTTAAGTCCATTTTTAGCTTGAAAAGCTTTTACTGCTTTAAAAGTTTGATAACCATAAATTCCATCTATTTCTCCTTTATAATATCCCCACTTTTTTAAATTGTACTGAACTTTATATATTATATCTGCCTTAGCTCCATAGTAATACGTCTGAGTTTCAATTGTTTTTTTATAATCTCTTGTATACATTTCTCCTACTGCATATGTAAGTGTAATGCTTATAAAACAAATTATCATTCTACTTATAATTTCTTTTTTCACATTTAGGCACTGCTACTCAAAATATGGTCAAATGTATCCATATTGAGATTTTTACTGTTTCAACGTACTCTGCCTTGCCTAAGCTACTACAGTTTGTATAGTACTCCGCAGTCGTTAATTCCCCAAATAGCCTTGGGTACACATATAAGTGCTTGTTTAATTAAGCTATCTTATATTCTTTAGCATTGGCTAAATTGATTGAAGCATTTAAATCTCTATCAATAGAAAGCCCACAACTGCATTTGTAAACTCTATCAGATAGTTTTAAATCTTTCTTATATGCTNATCCAAATTCTTTTAATCTAATCCAACCTAAAGTTGGTACTTTAACTCTATGTCTTTCAATAGTCCAATCTGTTTTATTATTCTTTGGAAAGTAAGCTTTAACATCTTGGTTTTTCTTTTTCTTAAATTTAGGAAAACTTGCTTTACCATCAAAAAACTTTTTAAAAGCTTTTTCACTATTCATGATTGCTCGTTTGGTAGCTTTAGAGGACACTTCTTTAATCCAAGTTTTATCGGTATTATTAGGAATATACTCATTATTAAGCCATTTAGAAAAATCCATACCACTAATAAATTTTTTCTCTTTTTCGTAAACTTCTTTATTATGAGCAATATAAAAATTGTATATGAACCTACTTACACCAATAGTTTGATGAATTTTAGTTATCTGTTCTTCTGTTGGTTTAATTCCTATTTTGTATGCTTTTTTCAACTTCTTCATCTTCCTTTATCTTTTTCTTATATTTTCTTTGTATTGCTCATAAGTATAATATCTCCTATTTGTTGGTGTTCTAAATGCTTTTAATATTCCTTCGTTATCCCATCTTTGTAATGTTCTAACTGATACATTAATTAACTCTACAACTTCATTTGGTTTATAATTATTATTTTTCAAATGTACTCACTTCCTTTTCATAAGTACATTTTACTATATTTAATTACTTTTATTTATATTTTAAGTAACTAAAGATATCTCCTTTTGTTTTTCTAATGATATTATTTTGCGCCTAAAATCAAAAAAAATACACGAAATAAGAAAATTGCAACACAATACATTAAAATCAAATTTTTAGTTTAATATGTTTATGGTTGGAGAGGAGAATCCTACTAAAGGAGGATTTTCCTCCGCTTCGCTATGGGAAATCTTTAATTTATAAAAAAAGCGCTCATAATATTTTTTAGGCGTAGCCTTTCGAAAAGTTATATGATACTTATCAAAATAAGATAATAGCTAAAATTTAATTCATTTTGCCGTGAGGCATAGGGTTGTATAAATCTTAAATTTGTAGGGTAGAACAAATAAGGTAATAAGTAAGAAGTAAGAGTTAAGGATAAAACTCAAAGAGTTTTTTATAATTAATTTATGAATAAGCAACAAGAGCTCTCACTTCTTAGCTATTACCTTTTACTATCTACAAGTTCTTATTTATCTAACAATTAAGGCACATTCAAATAAATAACAAGTCAGTATGCTAGTCTATTTTGCGTCATACTGCGTCAGCAGAACCCACCGATAGTTCTACTAGCGGCGGAACCTGTTTCCTTGTCTGACACAAAATATACCAGCATCTTTGACTTGGTATTTATTTTCATGTACCTAAAGTTATATATTCTTATATATAAACCCTAATAATACCTATGCATTTAGGTTGACTGCCGCCAATAAAAGATTTTTAAAGGTTTAAAAGAAAAAACCATAATTATTCCATTAATGACATAATTATAGCTTTTATTATCAGATTATTATATTTATATACTTTTTATTTAATTAAAGATTTTTCGTAACGTAGTGAAGAAAAATCCTCCTTTAGTAGTCTGTCTCTCCATAAGTAATGTACATATGAACCGAAAAATCTATCTTTAAGGTAACAATAAATATATTTTTTTAGACTAT
The sequence above is drawn from the Haloimpatiens massiliensis genome and encodes:
- a CDS encoding TPM domain-containing protein encodes the protein MKKSKNRFLFTLLSIFFTCFLCFQPVYGEVDYPKPTEYKYVNDYADIIEKDELETIVSIGKELEDKTGAQAVIVTIKSLEDKDIDDYANKLFRKWGIGEQGKNNGLLILVAEKDRKWKVEVGTGLEGAVTDIQSKRIMEEYFTPEAQKGNYGKGLKYSYSALVDKIAKEYNVSLDKNKKVNLPKSKSGASDSKGANKFVSIIVILILLDIFANKGRVLGRLMEFMFWDSLFNRRRGRRNFHDDDDDHFGGFGGFGGGSSGGSSGGGFGGFGGGSSSGGGSSGGW
- a CDS encoding LemA family protein produces the protein MNKTLKTVLIVLAVILVIAVPLVGTYNKMVSLEQKVEQSQSEIEKQLQRRMDLIPNLVETVKGYATQEKEIFTDIAEARSKLAGAGNMQEKANADGQLSSALSRLLVVVEKYPELKSNENFRDLMTSLEGTENRITIARGDYNESVNKYNVSIRKFPNSIVASIFRFEKKEYYKASNGAKEVPKVDFSNVKGK
- a CDS encoding PAS domain-containing sensor histidine kinase, which produces MAGDTFNKGELGIYKIANEITEESVKFKSVTQIDSVITFIYHEDRCIYMNSIAEKYTGYSKEEVANMKFSHLFHKNCREDLFRMNLKSKKNKSHWTKDFILITKYGKEKWIQFSSENISIHGKKFNLGFAFDITKRKKVEEELQESKNRYRRLLKFMPDGVVVHKNGVIKYCNDYYANLIGYKTPDDILGQNVSRLVGVHEKYVSINQQRLDRVKREGVIPPTEEKFIRKIDNEIIELEITCTLVPFEDDISVMEIVRDISEKNRIEELKEKVKKKTIQLKERKEYDRIRNEFFANISHELKTPVNVIFSALQVMELYKKSENKYNDSKFNKYLSIMKQNCYRLIRVVNNLIDITKISAGFYEIHMCNCNIVNLVEDISLSVGDYIEKHDIQLIFDTDVEEKIMACDPDKIERIILNLLSNAIKFTEPGGNIYVNIFDREDYIDIVVKDTGIGIPKEKQKEVFSRFTQVDKSLSRNREGSGIGLSLVESLVKMHGGKISLQSEENKGTEFTIKLPIKLVGESCKCYQEDSIKKYNNIERINIEFSDIYNNHN
- the nth gene encoding endonuclease III; amino-acid sequence: MDKKSISKVLDILGKTYEGARCALNFNSPYQLLISTILSAQCTDERVNKVTVELFKEYGTPEKMITLNVEELGDKIKSCGLYKNKSKNIFGATKDIIEKFNGQVPKTMEELTSLAGVGRKTANVVLSNAFGVPAIAVDTHVFRVSNRIGIGKGKNVDVVEKELMKNIPRELWSDAHHYIIWHGRKVCKARKPECENCPISLYCEFYKK
- a CDS encoding lysophospholipid acyltransferase family protein — protein: MISGFMVKLINMLPDKLLICLSRKILNNYIDKYAHIKLEGEENINKIKGPVLFVSNHLSNSDGLVLNKILKEKNPTFVAGVKLNENSLTRLGIHMVKTIPIKPNSADKDAISNVVKALKGGQNILIFPEGTRSRTGAMIEGKKGTFLIAKMTKVPIVPIGIWGTEKLLPINNEDMGKEKFQHADVCVNIGKPIELPKINKDENKKEYRERAMDYIMKSIANLIPEDYRGMYK
- the sleB gene encoding spore cortex-lytic enzyme, which codes for MKKEIISRMIICFISITLTYAVGEMYTRDYKKTIETQTYYYGAKADIIYKVQYNLKKWGYYKGEIDGIYGYQTFKAVKAFQAKNGLKVDGVIGARTLSALGLSTGTTTSSPGYSSNNADVNLLARLINGEARGEPYEGQVAVGAVVLNRVRNPKFPSSVAGVIYQPGAFTAIVDGQINAKIEESSIRAARDALNGWDPSGGAMYYFNPAKATSKWIWSRPLIKIIGKHRFCK
- a CDS encoding zinc ribbon domain-containing protein, which translates into the protein MRLKEFGXAYKKDLKLSDRVYKCSCGLSIDRDLNASINLANAKEYKIA